From the Juglans microcarpa x Juglans regia isolate MS1-56 chromosome 7D, Jm3101_v1.0, whole genome shotgun sequence genome, the window taaaatatagtataaaaaagttgcaaaaattgttgtttatatcattttccttttccatttctACATCAATTGTGTTGTTTGAAGAAAATATCGACCTCGAGAAAATAGGATTGGGCGGTGGGGCACCATTGGCCACCCCAGCCCTTTTGGCATTTGCTTGATCGATGCGAGGACCCATGTCCGCAAATGAGGGTGTGCATGCAAATGCCTGCATGCAGTTGGGAGACGGGGGCGGGATTCGAGTTGGGCCCAAGGTCGCCCAGGGTTTACTTCGTCCACACAGCCCaggtcctatatatatatatatatatatacctatatgtttaaagaatatttttctttaataaaatgatgtcgttttacttaagttttatttaaaatcgATATTGTTTAGGGTTAGGTTTAATTAAAACCTAACATTTtgcctcctcctatctctcccttTCCCCTCTCTGTCTCGCTTTCCTTCCTTAGTCTagttttcccctctctctctctctctctctctctccctccctccctccctctcctcctcgactcttcctccactttttcttctcctctttcttGAAGCACAGAATCAAATGGTTGTGGATTTGCAAAGAAACTCACGACTATTCGTAGCCGTGGTTCTTTGTAGAGTTTGcttagattttttgttttatttttagtttttctgaTTTGTTGTGGATGAATGTGGATTTTTagttatattgaaatttttagCATTTTTCGATTATTTTTAGCTTTTTCGCCTTGGGTGGGTGGAGATCATAGGGCCAATCCACCCCCAGCATCCAGACAGGGGCACCCGCCTACCGGGGTCAGTGCCAAGATACAGTGGGCCCAAACTGTCTCCATGGGCAAGGGTGGAATAGGGGCATCCCgggtgcgggtagcacccttTAAAGGAAAGAGTGAAAGAACAAAGTGTAAtactatttattcttattttgttaatttcagTTATTGGAGTTAAgacattttaaatgattttataaatcaatcacttaaagaaataattatttaaaatatgacacATCAATTAATGactaagaataataaaattcattatGAATAACAcgatctcaacttatcattataatttttttaaattccaatacaaaatataataaacaattcaactttttcaatctcgaaataataataatattaaaaaataatattctaacaatattttatcatctcaactcaactcaactcaactcatttcaacatttaGACGCAACCTAAATGTCAAGTAAATTTCCCAActaaattaatgaaaaagagGGAAGCGCAGTCCTTGACTAATTGAAACGAAAGAGAATGGTCGTTAACAAATTGAATTAATAGGCCAAAAACCTGTTGTAACTCTATTTTGTACCGTAAGAATTGGCTGATTTGTTTGTAAACGAACGAACATGTTTGCTCTTCTAGGTTATTTACATTTGGATTGATGAATCAGGCTAATGGTCCTTGTATATCAGACCCGTAAACATGACCCATCTTGGTTCGTTTGGTTTCCAAGTACTTCTTGTTTTCCTCTGTAATAGGCGTCATGACAGGAACCCGCCCAATGACTGCCAAGCCGTACCCCTTCAGACCAGTGAACTTGGCCGGATTATTGGTCATTAGCCGCATTGTTCGAACTCCAATGTCTCTTAGAATCTGCAGGCATCAATTTTGGAAGGTCAGTCACCAACTATGACTATGCAGAGGAAGTTTTGGAATCAAAGAggatcactaaaaaaaaaaaaaaactagaaactGACCTGGGCACCAATGCCATACTCGCGTGCATCAACAGCTAGGCCAAGTTCTATATTGGCCTGGACTGTGTCATGGCCTTGATCCTGCAAATTATAGGCCCGAAGTTTGTGACCTAGGCCTATTCCTCTTCCTTCATGACCTCGAAGGTAAACAACAACACCTCTACCAGCTTGCTCTATTAACTGCATCGCCAAATCCAACTGGTTACCACAATCACAGCGAGCTGAACCAAATATATCCCCTGTTAAACACTCTGAATGAACCCTTACTAAAACATCTTCTCCATGGCCAATGTTTCCCTGTGaaattttgaaggaaaattttcttttaagaaaaaaagcttAGCAGAAAATGGCACAGCTACAGTTTATTAGATGAACCCTTCTGGTATAAGGACCAGTTTTACCTTTACAACCGCTACATGTTCTGTTCTATCTAGCTTTGAGCGATAGCAGTGTGCCTGAAATAGACCCCATTTTGTGGGCAAACGTGAAATAGCAGTCCTTTCAACCAAATTCTCCCTCTTTCTCCTGTACCTATAAGCAGAGTACACACAATCATATTATTCAGTAAGCATAGTCGTTTTTGCCTCCCTCCCCCTTTGAACGTTAAATGTTAGAATTTATATTGGACAGCAAGAAGAACTaaagttctaaaaaaaaaagtataaccCCCCCTTTTGTTCATAGACTCCCCCTTTTTAAAAAACTTCTTCTGACATTACAACTTGTCTTTTAAACtaatagaaagaaataaatttagttATTGAAGTTAGATTCTAACAGACATAGTACAAATTCATTCTACTTTGCTCATGATTAAAGCCACTGTAATTATTGAAAAAGAGTGTTTACACGTTCAGTGTATGCACATAATACCAACATTCACATGCATATCACCTGAATTCAGCTTCGCCTTATTAAATTgacaatttattttcttttataccaGGAAAGACATCCGAAAGAGGCTGCCGAGTGCTGATAAggaaaaagtttaaaacatttaacaaGAAGTTTTCATCTTCTGTACTGAATCAATACGTGATCAGTGTGTAGCTCACCTAATTAAATCAGTTATAGACACAATTGGAATGCTGTGCTCCAACGCCAACTTCCTTAAAATGGGCAAAGACGCCATGGAACCATCATCTTCGTCAACAACAGCAGAAAGAACGGAAACTGGTCGCAAGCCAGCCAGTGAAACTAAATCTACAGAAGCCTCAGTGTGACCAGCTCTTCTAAGAACCCCTCCATTTCTGTACTTGAGAGGAAAAACATGACCCGGCCTTCGGAAGTGTTCTGGCTTAGACTCGGGAGATGAGAGGGCATGAACAGTCTTTGCCCTGTCCGAAGATGATACTCCAGTTGAAGTGCCAGTTTTTGCATCCTATGCAGGCAAACAAGACACGTTGATGCAAACCTCCAATTTATATGGTAGTATATGCATGGTGCTGTAAATTTATACAAGCCCAAGAAGTAAGAATCGCCTAGAGACGGTACCACTGTGATTGTGAAAGTGGGGGCAGAAGAGTCTTCATCTTCAGTGTCTGGCGACATTAGAGGAAGCTTCAGTCTTTGAAGATCCTCCTCTTTCATACCCACCGAAACAATTCCTGATCCGTGCTTAACCATAAAGGCTACGTCCCTGGGACTTGTAAAAGTTGCTGCCATGATAAGGTTTCCTTCAACATCTCCACTTTCATCATCTACAACAATCACAAACTATGGAATTCGCGACGGAGGTTAACATTAACCTTCACCAAGATTAGAGTTTTGTGAAGAAAGCTAGGTACGTACCCATTTGAATTCGGGTATAACTAATCTTATAAATCTCATGAAGCAAACTAGTTCTGGTTtatcaataactatataatttgcAAAGATGGGTCAGATAGGATAAATCATGCTTGAAGTTCATCATGTTCGGGCTTTCACTTCCAATTCGCATAAATTGTCAAACACTATGATCAGAATAACGATGAAACCAACCTTTCCTTGGCGTAGTGTATTAAGCGCCTGCTCAATCGAAGAGTATCCGTCGGATGGACAGTCAGGGTCACCCTCAGCATCGCTGACAAAGAAATCAATGGTTTCTGGAGTAATTTCAGCGTCTAGTGTCCCAAATGGTGCTGAAGCCGACTCGTCAAAGGAGCCCAACAGAGAGCCATTTTCAGTCCCCTTCAAAGTGCTGTCATCATACAGGTTTCCGGCACCAACTTCAGAAATCCTAGTACCCAAACAAGGATGATTCAATAACCTGTGCTTGTATAGGTAAAATCCCGTGCTCTGACAAGCCGCCAAGGATCGGTGCCATCTGCAACAAAATCGTCATTGGAACATCCGTTTATTCAACGTGAAGAgggcagagacagagagagcttACCGTGAGCTGGTGAAGACATGCAGGGAAAACAAGGGATGAGGAAACAAAGCAGAATCCATAGATTTAAGAAGCCTCAGAGAGTTTTGAAGAAACTACTGTACCGTCTATGAAGGAAATTATATTCTACGTGCTTTTGGTATGCATGTCACGTATCGAATGAAGGGAAAAAAGCCCACCTCTAGTTCTGGATGTGTTTGCTCTAGTCAGCACCATTATCCGGAAGTTTTATACTATTTAGAAATGTACGGAACTTCCAAAAAGTTTTTAACCACATAAATGATAAAGCTGCTTGATCACTGTGGTTAGGCTTGGGCAACGGCTCTCCGCCATCTCGTCCAATTCCGTCAAACATCCGTCGTGTTTGTTGGAAgagtaaaagtgtttcattttaatttattttattattataaattttttaaaatttttatataaaatatgataaataattcaatttttttaattattaaaataataataatattaaaaaataatattataataatattttattcaatttttaacttttatttcaattcatctcatcttaatttactattcaaacaaCACCTTAATCTATCCGTAAGCCTCACCGATGAATGAGCCTCACGTATGATCAAAGTCATGTTTTGTATGCATTGCCAGGATTCTGCTACTCCATCAACTACCTACGTGGCATTGATTAATATTTGTCGTCATGGAGTTGCATAAGtgtaacatattttttaatttttgagtaaatataaaattcacataaaaaaggTAATCTTTTAGTGATAAACTTCGTAAGAAAATAAGATGAGGAAGAAGGTCACACTTTCATTTACACAATGCTTGTGTTTGAATACAGAGGCCTATGAGAGATTACAACTTATGAAATGAATTTGTGCAGCTCAACTAATGAACTAAATATggaatgaaagaataaaatcatgCTGAACAATATCTATAATATCTGACTACAGAATCACTGGGATTTATATTATGATGATTTTTTGGTTTATGATGACAAGATTCACGGGATATTTGGCTTATTTGAACTATTATGGTTAACACCCCCTGCAAGTTGATGGTGAGTGGTCGGATCAGCTTGTTAATAGAAATAAGAACCTAGTGGTAGTGACttgttttgtaaatatattagtagcgtgaaaaaaaatgataaatcggACCAAACCGAAACGGTGAGTTCGGTCCGGTACCGGTtcgatttttttcaaaaccgatcAAAATTAGTATGGTTCTGGTTTACTGAACCGGACCGGATAACCGgttcatataaacatatatttttaattttttatattataaaaaatattttttatatgatttttatattctgtaaaattttgatatctaaaatatataattatatataaattaatcttgtattatatgcaaaattactaattaaaataacattaaaatttaaaatcccataaaaagaactatatattatcactatagtctatagtattaatagttatactagtacaatatcactatatattataatatactataatatatcactatattatatattataatatatcattgtagtctataatacaattataatatacattataatatactacaatatattatcactatattattatatactataatatatatagcataatatatatactatatgcaTAATATACCAGAAAAATCAGACTGAACCGGACTTGTTACACCCCTATATATCAGCACACTTCTCTAAGGAGGAGATGTGTTTAAGACAAATATTGTTGTTGAGAACCTTTTCTCAGATAAAGTGATAATCCACTTCAATATGCTTGGTTTGAGCATGGAAGATGGGGTTAGAAGCCAAAGCCAGAGCTCCCAAGTTGTCACACCAGATTATGAGCGCAGTGGGAAGAGAGATTTTAAGGTCTTTGAAGAGCATTCGTGGCTATGGTAAGGGACCTATATCCAACTTCAGTTATGCTTTGAGAGACAACAACTTGTTTTTTTGCACTCCATGAGATAAGACAGGGGCCAAGATAAATACCAAATCTGTTGGTTGATTGTCTATCATCTATGGAGCCTGTCCAATCTGAATCACAGTAGGTAGTAAGAAAGAGTGTACCACAAGAGAGATGCAGACCATGGGTGATGGTACCTTTGAGATATCTTAATACTCGTCTAGTTGCGGACCAATGAGTGCTGGTAGGGGCATGAAGAAATTTACATGGTTAATTAAGTAAACAATGTCAGGTCTAGTCAGAGTGCATTATTGGAAGGCCCCCACAATTTGTCAATATTTAGTGCCATTAGTAAAAGGTTCTCGTTCATGTTGAAATAATTGGTGCCAGATGATATTGGGGTGGAACATGGTTTGGCACCAATCATGTGAGCTTGATGCTGtaaatccaaaatatatttGGATTGTGTTAAGTAAAGACCAGTGTGATCCCGAGTGGCTTGAATGCCTAGAAAGAAAGCCAAGTGACTAAGATATTTTAAGGCAAATTCTTGTTGTAGGAGTTTAATCAAGGAGGATATGTGTTCCAAATGAGTTCTTGTGACAAGTATATCATCAAATTAGACAAGCAAGTAAAGATGAATATTATcttgaaaatgtaaaaagagAATGGTCAAGTTGTGATTCTAGGAAGCCAAGAGCAATCAACACTTGGGACAGTTTTTGAAACCAAGCCCATGGggcttgtttgagtccatagATGGACTTTTGGAGCTTACAAACATGGTTGGGGAATTGTGGATGTTTGAAGACAGGTGGTTGCGCCATGAAAACAATCTCTTGCAAAGAGCCATGTAAGAAGGCATTTGAAACATCTAATTTCTTGATCTGCCAACTATAATGAACTGCAAGACTAAGAACGATTCGAATGGTGGTTGGTTTTATCACTGGACTAAAAGTCTCGGTGTAGTCAATGCCATCTCGTTGTTTATAGCCTTTGGCTACTAAGTGGTCCTTACATCTATCAAGAGATCCATAAGCTTTTTTACTTCACTTTGAACACCCACTTGCAGTGAACTACATTGTGATTGATGGGACATGAGCAGAGAATCCAAGTTTGGTTTGCTTGAAGAGCTTGAAACTCAGAAGTCATGGCTACTTTCCATTCCAAGGATTTTACAACTTGAATAAATGAGGTTGGTTCAGGTGGTAGAGAAATGGAATGAAAAACTTTAATGGGGTATTTTATGGAGTAATATAACTAGTAGTCTGGAAAGTGTTTTGGTTGAGAGTTACTAGCCCTTACTCTAGTGATCATGGGATGAGAAATATGAGGAGTGGGTTGCTAAGATGAGTGAGATGAGGCCTGAGGAGAAGGGGAAATTGATGCAGATGGGACATCGATAGGAGGGAGCATGTTGTTAAAGATTCTTCTATAGAGGTAGGGGAGGGGAGAGTGGAAGAAGTAGTTGTCAATGAAAATAAGTAAGGAAAAAGAAGAGtggaaaaatgatttaaagaTGAGGCGGAAGAGACAATACCTAATGGAAGATCTTTGCAAGGCTGAGAGTAGGATGTGGCATAACCTTTTGTTGTAAAACACTGCTCATCAAAAACCACATGCTGAGAGAGAAACATCCTATTAGAGCTTGGGTCAAGACAACTATAACCATTGTAATTGGAAGGATAGCTAAGAAAAATACAATGTTTGGTCCTCAATTCCAGTTTGTGTTTGTTGTAGGGTCAAAGAAGAGGAAAACGCGTATAACCAAAGACTTTGAGAGATTGGTAGGCAGAATCCTTgtagaataattttttgtatggagAGGTGAAATGAAGGGTGGGCTTGGCAACCTATTGATGAGATAAATAGCAGTAGAAAAAGCATCGGGCCAATAGATTTTGGAGAGGTGTGAAGTGGCAAGAAGAACAAGACCACTTTCAATGATGTGGTGATGCTTTCGCTTATCTACACCATTTTGTTGGGCTGTGTAGGGGCATGAGAGTCTATGATGGATGCCATTTTGTTTGAGGAATTGCTTAAAGGAAAGGGAAGTGAACTCCCCTCCTCTATCTGATTGGAAGTTTTTAACCTtaaatgaaaaaagattttCTACAAGACTTTTAAATTTGATGAAGCATTGTAGAACATCTGACTTGAGTTTGAGAGGGAAGAACCAAGTGTACTTGAaaaaatcatctacaaaaatCGCATAGTAATGAAAGTCTTCAATAGAGGAAATGGGAGAGGATCACACATCAGAATGTAACAATTCAAGTGCATGAATGCTTTGTCGAGTAGAAACAGAAAATGAGAGCTTCTTATTCTTTGCTAGTTGATAGGGTACACATACAACATATGATATTGACTTGGAAATTGGtaaattaaaattgttaatGACATGTTTGAAAATATCAGGAGCTGGATGTCCTAGTTGACTGTGCCAGATGGGAAATGATGTCTTAATGCCAAAGAAAGCTGTAGGAGTTTTTGGTTTATTCATGAGCAACGAGTTCAAGTGCATCGGGTAGAGTCCATCCTTACTTTTTCCTTGCAAGAGTATCTTCTGAGTGTGATTGTCCTTCACCATAAATAAATTAGCAGTTAGGATAAAGTGACAATTATTGTCATTACAAAATTGTTGAATTCAAAGGAGATTGGCAGATGCACTAGTACAATGTAAGATGTGTTTTAAATGCAAAGAAGAGCCATTAGAGAGAAACGTAGTAGAACTAGTATTTGCAATGGACATGTGGGAACCATTTCCAAAAGTAACATTGTATGTGCCCTCGACTGGTTACTGTAAATGGAGATTCTCAAGTGTGGAAGTGATGTAATTATTTGCAGCACTATCAGCATACCACAGTTGCTCAAGTTCTTCCAAATGGACAACATTTGATTTAGCCACCATGGTTACCAATTAAGGGTGGGCTCTgactccgacaaagt encodes:
- the LOC121239904 gene encoding monofunctional riboflavin biosynthesis protein RIBA 3, chloroplastic, with the protein product MDSALFPHPLFSLHVFTSSRWHRSLAACQSTGFYLYKHRLLNHPCLGTRISEVGAGNLYDDSTLKGTENGSLLGSFDESASAPFGTLDAEITPETIDFFVSDAEGDPDCPSDGYSSIEQALNTLRQGKFVIVVDDESGDVEGNLIMAATFTSPRDVAFMVKHGSGIVSVGMKEEDLQRLKLPLMSPDTEDEDSSAPTFTITVDAKTGTSTGVSSSDRAKTVHALSSPESKPEHFRRPGHVFPLKYRNGGVLRRAGHTEASVDLVSLAGLRPVSVLSAVVDEDDGSMASLPILRKLALEHSIPIVSITDLIRYRRKRENLVERTAISRLPTKWGLFQAHCYRSKLDRTEHVAVVKGNIGHGEDVLVRVHSECLTGDIFGSARCDCGNQLDLAMQLIEQAGRGVVVYLRGHEGRGIGLGHKLRAYNLQDQGHDTVQANIELGLAVDAREYGIGAQILRDIGVRTMRLMTNNPAKFTGLKGYGLAVIGRVPVMTPITEENKKYLETKRTKMGHVYGSDIQGPLA